A region of the Acidimicrobiia bacterium genome:
GCTGCCAACCGCGCCTCCCCACGACTATCGGGGTGAACAGGATTGCCCCCATCACGAACACGGTGACCGTGTAGGCGAAGCTCTCGTCCAGCGATCGGACCGCAGCACCGTCGATGCTCGTATATGTTGCGATGAAAACGGCCGTCAGCAGTGCCCACCAGGAGCCGCGCCCAACCTTGCGCAGGCCGACCATCAGCACCCCCGCCGTAAGCAACAGGATGGCTCCCAGGCCGACCGTGCCCGGCCGGTCGTCGAGGAACAGGAAGGCCACCAGCGTGATGACCAGCGGCGCCGCCCCCCTGGCCACCGGGTAGACGACCGACAGGTCGGCCCGTTCGTATGCCGCCACCAGCGCCAGGCTGTAGGCGACGTGGACGATTCCGGAAACGGCGAAATACGGCCAGGCGCTCCAGGGGATTCCGACCGTCAGCAGGAACGGGAGGAAGACCAGCGCACCGAAGAACACTTGAGCCCATCCGGCCACCAGACGATCGCTGCTCGCCTTGACCAGCAGATTCCAGGAGGCGTGCAACAGCGCCGCGCCGAGCACGAGTGAGAATGCGGTCCAGCCGATGGTCGCTCCTTTCCTTGCGGATTGTACGACCGCGCACCAGCCTGATCGCCCTGCCGCAGGCACGTCGGAGCTAGCCTGGCACCTGCTCGAAGAGGAGAGCGATGAGTTCTGACCCATCCCAGATTGCGTCGATTCGTCTAGCGGTGACCACCTCGCTCATCGAAGGAGACGCAGGCGGCGCCTTTCACCTGGTCCGCGACCTCCTCGCCCAAGGTGTTCCTTTCGACGTCGTTCTGTTCGATGTCGTCGCGGCCGCCCACGCCGACTTCGGGAGGAGATGGCAAGACGGCGACTACCGGATAGCCGACGAGCACGCGGCAACCGGGACGGTCGAGACCGTGGTCGCACTGCTGGCCGGATCGTTTGACCTGCCCGACGACGGCGACCCCATCGTCGTCGCCGCCGCAGAGGGCGACCACCACTCGCTGCCGGCCAGACTCGCCTCCGCCCATTTGCTGGCCCTCGGGTATCGGGTCCGCTACCTGGGGTCCAACATGGATGCCGCCGATCTCGCCGCCTTTCTCGGGGATGATCCACCGGCGGCTCTGATCCTTTCCTGCGCGATGTCGACACTCCTTCCCGGCGCCCGGGCGAGTGTTCGCGCCGCGCACCGCGCCGGTGTCCCGGTGCTGAGCGGCGGGCCCGGTTTCGGCCCCAACGGTGTCTGGGCCTATTCCGTCGGCGCCGACGCCTGGGTTGCCTCGCCCCGTGAGATCGACGACGTGCTGCGATCCTGGGAGCCCGACATAGAGGTTGCCGAGCAGCTGGTGCAGCCGGAACATCCGGAGTCGGCGTCGATCGACAAACACCGCGAGGACATACTGGCGGCCGCCGTCGGCACCCTGGACTGGCCCGGCCGGAGGATCCGCAGCGAACTCGCCCTGCTGCTGCAGGCCGTCGAAGCGGCACTGCTGGTCGACGATCCGTCTCTCGTGTCGGGCTTCACGGCGTGGCAGTCGTCTCTGCTGTCGTCCCACGGATATGCCGCACAGGTCCCGGCAGATCTGCGGCGCGCACTGGCCGCCGGATTGGCCGCGGTGGCTCCGGGTGCCGCCGGTCTGCTCGACGGCTAGGCGGGGGACGGGGCAATCACCACCCATCTACGATGCTCGCGGTGAGCGACGCTGTCTACGTACGAGACGGGGAGTGGTTCGTTCCCACTCGCTTGGCGGGGGGACCGTGGTCCGCCGATGCACAGCACGGTGGTCCGCCCAGCGCTCTGCTGGCCGGAGCCATCGAACGCGTCGAACCGGCGGGGATGTTCGTATCTCGAGTCACCGTCGAACTTCTCAGACCGGTGCAAATGGTCCCGCACCGAATCGAGGTCGAGGTGCTGCGACAGGGCAAGCGGGTCCAACTGATCGGCGCCCGCCTCTCGTCTGCGGACGGTGAGGTCGCCAGAGCGACGGCGCTGCGTATCCGCACCGACGACGCCATCGACCCCGGCCCGTCGATTCACTCAACCGGTCCGCCCGCCCCGCCGTCGACCGGCATCGAACGCCCGTTCTTCGAGGGATTCCGGCACTTCTTCGCCGATGCCATCGAGGTCCGCTATCTGGCCGGCGGTGCGGATCTCCCCGGACCGGCAACGGCCTGGATCCGGCTGTCCGCTCCTCTCGTCGAGGGAGAGGAACCGAGCCCTTTGCAGCGGGTGGTCGTGGCCGCCGACACGGGCAACGGGATCAGCTCCGAACTGGGCTTCCAGGAGCACGTCTTCATCAACCCGGACCTCACGGTGTACCTGCATCGTGAACTGGTCGGCGAATGGGTTCTCCTGGATGCCGTTACGGACATCTCGGCCGGTACCGGCCTTGCCCAGTCCGCCCTCTCCGACGAACAGGGGTCGATCGGCCGCTCGCTGCAGGCGCTGTACGTCGACCGCCGCTGACCTCCTTCGAGCAACCGTCGGCTGATCGGGCCGCGTAAGCTGCCTCTGTGCACATTTCCGCAGTCGAGCTTCGCCTTCTCACCGCCGAACTCGTGGACCCTTTCAATACTTCGTACGGTTCGATCCTCTCGCGCAATCCGATCATCGTGCGGGTCTTCGGCGACGGTCACGAAGGATGGTCGGAATGTCCGGCCGACGTCGCTCCTTCGG
Encoded here:
- a CDS encoding cobalamin-dependent protein (Presence of a B(12) (cobalamin)-binding domain implies dependence on cobalamin itself, in one of its several forms, or in some unusual lineages, dependence on a cobalamin-like analog.), producing the protein MSSDPSQIASIRLAVTTSLIEGDAGGAFHLVRDLLAQGVPFDVVLFDVVAAAHADFGRRWQDGDYRIADEHAATGTVETVVALLAGSFDLPDDGDPIVVAAAEGDHHSLPARLASAHLLALGYRVRYLGSNMDAADLAAFLGDDPPAALILSCAMSTLLPGARASVRAAHRAGVPVLSGGPGFGPNGVWAYSVGADAWVASPREIDDVLRSWEPDIEVAEQLVQPEHPESASIDKHREDILAAAVGTLDWPGRRIRSELALLLQAVEAALLVDDPSLVSGFTAWQSSLLSSHGYAAQVPADLRRALAAGLAAVAPGAAGLLDG
- a CDS encoding thioesterase family protein, which gives rise to MLAVSDAVYVRDGEWFVPTRLAGGPWSADAQHGGPPSALLAGAIERVEPAGMFVSRVTVELLRPVQMVPHRIEVEVLRQGKRVQLIGARLSSADGEVARATALRIRTDDAIDPGPSIHSTGPPAPPSTGIERPFFEGFRHFFADAIEVRYLAGGADLPGPATAWIRLSAPLVEGEEPSPLQRVVVAADTGNGISSELGFQEHVFINPDLTVYLHRELVGEWVLLDAVTDISAGTGLAQSALSDEQGSIGRSLQALYVDRR
- a CDS encoding DMT family transporter gives rise to the protein MLGAALLHASWNLLVKASSDRLVAGWAQVFFGALVFLPFLLTVGIPWSAWPYFAVSGIVHVAYSLALVAAYERADLSVVYPVARGAAPLVITLVAFLFLDDRPGTVGLGAILLLTAGVLMVGLRKVGRGSWWALLTAVFIATYTSIDGAAVRSLDESFAYTVTVFVMGAILFTPIVVGRRGWQRLGAAVRTERWRYVFAGIASAGAYGLVLIAARSAPLGLVAAVRETSVVFGALGGWLILKEPLGARRLRAAALIAGGLVLLAFAG